Proteins encoded within one genomic window of Streptomyces sp. NBC_00523:
- a CDS encoding lanthionine synthetase LanC family protein — protein MKAARDVGHGLAWPYNLAAEQVTPTLYSGTSGVLPALLDAWRYFADDRYADAASRGARSVAAVVGGWENSGLYTGVAGMAVALRGVHRTLGDTAAGAAADRALGTLRSRFDGEGWNDHYELIVGNAGIALAALQCGDLDLAQRAVARYARTAETTAAGVQWEIRAGAVPRLHHISHGTLGIVYALAAVGRAADRPDLLDLALAGAADVVARDEAGPDGFLVAHSDPQQEHEKIERHSYGWCHGTAGDAQVFRLLSHIRADDSAWPALVDRCWHTLVDSGVPRRIRPGFWDNNGRCCGTAGVLALACDRQVERGDGGDFADVLVADLAVRARTDENGISWSNFEHRETPSDLAPTTGWSMGNAGIIRELLRHARITSGRDPRYAVPFPDHPPTN, from the coding sequence ATGAAGGCCGCCCGAGACGTCGGCCACGGTCTGGCCTGGCCCTACAACCTCGCCGCCGAGCAGGTCACACCGACCCTGTACAGCGGGACGTCGGGGGTGCTGCCCGCTCTCCTCGACGCATGGCGGTACTTCGCCGACGACCGCTACGCGGACGCGGCCTCGCGTGGTGCCCGCAGCGTCGCTGCCGTGGTCGGCGGCTGGGAGAACAGCGGGCTGTACACGGGGGTCGCCGGGATGGCTGTCGCGTTGCGGGGCGTGCACCGGACACTCGGCGACACCGCGGCGGGGGCGGCCGCCGACCGTGCTCTGGGCACCCTCCGGTCCCGCTTCGACGGCGAAGGATGGAACGACCACTACGAACTCATCGTCGGCAACGCCGGTATTGCGCTCGCCGCGCTGCAGTGCGGTGATCTCGATCTGGCCCAACGAGCCGTCGCCCGCTACGCGCGCACCGCCGAAACCACCGCCGCCGGCGTCCAGTGGGAGATCCGGGCCGGCGCCGTCCCGCGTCTGCACCACATATCGCACGGGACCCTGGGCATCGTCTACGCGCTGGCCGCCGTGGGACGCGCCGCCGACCGCCCCGATCTGCTCGACCTCGCACTGGCCGGCGCCGCCGACGTGGTGGCGCGCGATGAGGCGGGCCCGGACGGCTTCCTCGTCGCGCACTCCGATCCGCAGCAGGAACACGAGAAGATCGAACGTCACAGCTACGGCTGGTGCCACGGCACGGCCGGCGACGCACAAGTGTTCCGCCTGCTCAGCCACATCCGGGCCGACGACTCCGCTTGGCCCGCCCTTGTCGACCGCTGTTGGCACACTCTGGTCGACTCCGGCGTTCCCCGACGCATCCGCCCCGGCTTCTGGGACAACAACGGCCGCTGCTGCGGCACCGCCGGTGTCCTCGCCCTCGCCTGCGACCGCCAAGTCGAACGAGGCGACGGCGGCGACTTCGCCGATGTCCTCGTCGCCGACCTCGCGGTCCGCGCGAGGACCGATGAGAACGGCATCTCCTGGTCCAACTTCGAGCACCGTGAGACGCCGAGCGACCTCGCTCCCACCACTGGCTGGTCCATGGGCAACGCCGGCATCATCCGCGAGCTCCTGCGCCACGCCCGCATAACGTCAGGCCGCGACCCGCGGTACGCGGTCCCCTTCCCGGACCACCCACCCACCAACTGA
- a CDS encoding dienelactone hydrolase family protein, with amino-acid sequence MTTVTTRTVAYPADGLTMVGHLALPAGAGRRPAVLLGPEGMGLSDVERRRAEALAERGYVALAFDLHGGRYLGEPGEMLARCLPLLDDPDRMRGIGHAALDVLRAEPRADPDRIAAIGYGTGGIIALELGRDGVDLRAIGTVNGLSTGRPGETARIRCPVWAGVGSEDPIMAPAQRDAFTAEMRSSGVDWRFVVYGGALHAFHHPPVDHTTLPGVGHHPRHAERAWRDVLDLLGECLPVPG; translated from the coding sequence ATGACGACGGTTACCACGCGCACGGTCGCGTACCCGGCCGACGGACTGACGATGGTCGGACACCTCGCGCTCCCGGCCGGTGCGGGACGCCGGCCCGCCGTGTTGCTCGGTCCTGAGGGCATGGGGCTCAGCGACGTCGAGCGGCGCCGGGCGGAGGCCCTGGCCGAACGGGGTTACGTAGCCCTGGCCTTCGACCTCCACGGTGGGCGGTACTTGGGCGAACCCGGGGAGATGCTGGCCCGTTGCCTGCCGCTGCTCGACGACCCCGACCGCATGCGGGGCATCGGCCACGCGGCGCTCGACGTGCTGCGCGCGGAACCGAGGGCCGACCCCGACCGGATCGCCGCCATCGGCTACGGCACCGGCGGCATCATCGCGCTGGAACTCGGGCGCGACGGCGTCGACCTGCGTGCGATCGGGACCGTCAACGGACTGAGCACCGGCCGCCCGGGCGAGACCGCGCGCATCCGCTGCCCGGTGTGGGCCGGGGTCGGCTCGGAGGACCCGATCATGGCGCCCGCGCAACGGGACGCGTTCACAGCCGAGATGCGGTCGTCGGGCGTCGACTGGCGCTTCGTGGTCTACGGCGGCGCCCTGCACGCCTTCCACCACCCCCCGGTCGACCACACAACCCTCCCCGGCGTCGGCCACCACCCCCGGCACGCGGAGCGCGCCTGGCGCGACGTCCTCGACCTGCTGGGCGAGTGCCTGCCCGTGCCGGGGTGA
- the lspA gene encoding signal peptidase II has translation MPDVTTSVRRRAFLLWAVAALAYAVDLGTKLAVVAKLEGRTTVSVLGDWLVLRVQRNPGAAFGMGAATTIVFTLVATAVVVVVIRYSRRLASAPWAVAFGLLLGGALGNLTDRVFRAPGDFQGAVVDFIAVRDFSVMNLADWAITGGCALALLLSFRSSPMTGTVGASDAGAPGAREA, from the coding sequence ATGCCGGACGTGACGACGAGTGTGCGCAGGCGCGCCTTCCTGCTGTGGGCGGTCGCGGCCCTCGCGTACGCCGTCGACCTCGGGACCAAGCTGGCGGTGGTCGCGAAGCTCGAAGGGCGTACGACCGTGTCGGTGCTCGGGGACTGGCTGGTGCTCCGGGTCCAGCGCAACCCGGGCGCCGCCTTCGGCATGGGTGCGGCGACGACGATCGTCTTCACCCTGGTCGCCACGGCCGTGGTCGTCGTCGTGATCCGCTACTCGCGCCGCCTGGCGAGCGCCCCCTGGGCCGTCGCCTTCGGCCTGCTCCTGGGCGGCGCCCTCGGCAACCTCACCGACCGCGTCTTCCGCGCCCCGGGCGACTTCCAGGGCGCGGTGGTCGACTTCATCGCGGTCCGGGACTTCAGCGTGATGAACCTGGCCGACTGGGCGATCACCGGCGGCTGCGCGCTGGCCCTGCTGCTGTCCTTCCGGAGCTCGCCGATGACGGGGACGGTCGGCGCTTCCGACGCGGGGGCGCCGGGGGCCCGGGAGGCATAG
- a CDS encoding AMP-binding protein — protein MAHVFRSDYPDVQPLDAAIHDAVLGHATERFGETVALIDGTDESSRLTYAQLDAFHRRIAAGLAAAGLAKGDVLALHSPNTIAYPAVFYAATRAGATVTTVHPLATAEEFAKQLRDSSARWIVTVSPLLAVARRAAELVGGIEEVFVCDHAEGHASLLDMLTTTAPEPMVTLDPAEDVAALPYSSGTTGAPKGVMLTHRSMATNLEQLSPFVPLGEGHRILAVLPFFHIYGLTALMNAPLRLGATVVVLPRFDLAQFLAAIETHRINGLYVAPPIVLALAKHPVVDRYDLSSLEYIVSAAAPLDADLATACSRRLGLPPVRQAYGMTELSPGTHVVPLAAENPPPGAVGTLLPSTEMRIVSLDDPSADAPAGEPGEILIRGPQVMKGYLGRPDATAAMIDSDGWVHTGDVGRVDEEGWLFVVDRVKELIKYKGYQVAPAELEALLLGHEGVSDAAVIGVQDPDGNEIPKAYVVRGPGAPVTAEDLMAWVTERVAPYKKVREVEFIETVPRAASGKILRRELRERAGGR, from the coding sequence GCAGCGATTACCCCGACGTACAGCCGCTCGACGCCGCCATCCACGACGCGGTGCTCGGGCACGCCACCGAGCGGTTCGGCGAGACCGTCGCCCTGATCGACGGCACCGACGAGAGCAGCCGCCTCACCTACGCGCAGCTCGACGCCTTCCACCGCAGGATCGCGGCCGGACTCGCCGCCGCCGGGCTGGCCAAGGGCGACGTGCTCGCCCTGCACAGCCCGAACACCATCGCGTACCCGGCCGTCTTCTACGCCGCGACGCGGGCGGGCGCCACGGTCACGACGGTGCACCCGCTGGCCACGGCGGAGGAGTTCGCGAAGCAGCTCCGCGACTCCTCCGCGCGCTGGATCGTCACGGTGTCCCCGCTGCTCGCGGTCGCGCGCCGTGCGGCCGAACTCGTGGGCGGCATCGAGGAGGTGTTCGTCTGCGACCACGCCGAGGGGCACGCCTCGCTCCTGGACATGCTCACCACGACCGCCCCGGAACCGATGGTGACCTTGGACCCGGCGGAGGACGTCGCGGCCCTCCCGTACTCCTCGGGCACGACGGGCGCCCCGAAGGGTGTGATGCTGACGCACCGCTCGATGGCGACGAACCTGGAACAGCTGAGCCCGTTCGTGCCGTTGGGCGAGGGCCACCGCATTCTGGCGGTCCTCCCGTTCTTCCACATCTACGGCCTGACGGCCCTGATGAACGCCCCCCTGCGACTGGGCGCCACGGTCGTCGTCCTCCCGCGCTTCGACCTCGCGCAGTTCCTGGCGGCGATCGAGACGCACCGCATCAACGGCCTGTACGTGGCTCCGCCGATCGTCCTGGCCCTCGCGAAGCACCCGGTCGTCGACCGCTACGACCTGTCCTCGCTGGAGTACATCGTCAGCGCCGCCGCCCCGCTGGACGCGGACCTGGCCACCGCCTGCTCCCGCCGCCTGGGGCTGCCGCCGGTCCGCCAGGCGTACGGGATGACGGAGCTGTCCCCGGGCACGCACGTCGTCCCGCTCGCCGCCGAGAACCCGCCGCCGGGGGCCGTCGGCACGCTGCTCCCGAGCACCGAGATGCGCATCGTGTCCCTGGACGACCCGTCCGCCGACGCCCCGGCCGGGGAGCCCGGCGAGATCCTGATCCGGGGCCCCCAGGTCATGAAGGGCTACCTCGGCCGCCCCGACGCCACCGCCGCGATGATCGACTCCGACGGCTGGGTGCACACCGGCGATGTCGGCCGGGTGGACGAGGAGGGCTGGCTCTTCGTGGTCGACCGCGTGAAGGAGCTCATCAAGTACAAGGGCTACCAGGTCGCCCCCGCGGAGCTGGAAGCGCTGCTGCTCGGCCACGAGGGGGTGTCGGACGCGGCGGTCATCGGCGTCCAGGACCCCGACGGCAACGAGATCCCGAAGGCCTACGTGGTCCGGGGCCCGGGTGCGCCGGTGACGGCGGAGGACCTGATGGCGTGGGTGACGGAGCGGGTGGCCCCGTACAAGAAGGTCCGGGAGGTGGAGTTCATCGAGACGGTGCCGCGGGCGGCGTCGGGGAAGATCCTTAGGCGTGAGCTGCGGGAACGGGCGGGCGGACGATGA
- a CDS encoding metallophosphoesterase, translating to MTLLAQISDLHLDGSTRATRRATRVMDYLRALPRPVDALLVTGDIADHGTEAEYEEAARILAAPFPVLMCPGNHDARPAYRKALLGEAPGDGPVNRAHLIAGTAILMCDATIPGRDEGRLDAETLAWIDATLTALPRDTPALIAFHQPPVELHHPLPDSCMLENREDLAGLLAAHPQVVAVLTGHAHTAAASAFAGRPLIVGPAVTWTLRLPWEGDRAADLDQPPGLAFHVLSDDRRLTTHYRVVL from the coding sequence ATGACCCTGCTCGCACAGATCAGCGACCTGCACCTGGACGGCAGTACGCGGGCGACCCGGCGCGCCACCCGCGTCATGGACTACCTGCGCGCCCTCCCCCGCCCCGTCGACGCGCTCCTGGTCACCGGGGACATCGCCGACCACGGCACCGAGGCGGAGTACGAGGAGGCGGCCCGGATCCTGGCCGCCCCCTTCCCCGTGCTCATGTGCCCCGGCAATCACGACGCGCGCCCGGCGTACCGCAAGGCCCTCCTCGGGGAGGCGCCTGGCGACGGCCCCGTCAACCGGGCCCACCTCATCGCCGGGACCGCGATCCTGATGTGCGACGCCACCATCCCCGGCCGCGACGAGGGGCGCCTCGACGCCGAGACGCTGGCCTGGATCGACGCCACGCTGACCGCGCTGCCGCGGGACACCCCCGCGCTGATCGCCTTCCACCAGCCGCCGGTCGAGCTCCACCACCCGCTGCCCGACTCCTGCATGCTCGAAAACCGGGAGGACCTGGCCGGGCTGCTCGCCGCGCACCCGCAGGTCGTCGCCGTCCTCACGGGCCACGCCCACACCGCGGCCGCGTCCGCCTTCGCCGGGCGGCCGTTGATCGTCGGGCCGGCGGTCACCTGGACGCTGCGGCTGCCCTGGGAGGGCGACCGGGCCGCCGACCTGGACCAGCCGCCCGGCCTCGCGTTCCACGTCCTGTCCGACGACCGGCGCCTGACCACGCACTACCGGGTCGTGCTCTGA
- a CDS encoding SDR family NAD(P)-dependent oxidoreductase has translation MYTIGQQPLGSPFSAASTAQDVIAGADLSGRNAVVTGGYSGLGLETTRALVAAGARVIVPARRPDVARAALDGVGGDVEVMAMDLSDLGTVRAAAAHLRETLTGLDLLFATAGIMATPERRVGPGWESQLAVNHFGHFTLACELYPLLAAGDGARVVAYSSAAHGISDIRWHDPHFRTGYDKWQTYGQSKTANVLFAVHLDALGREDGVRAFSLHPGKIITALQREMTLQEQMDNGWVDEHGNVVGEGFKTASQGAATGLWAATSPLLADRGGVYLEDCEIASVTGPEDEAGVRAYAVDPHAAVRLWELSVAATGVGPVGGGAGAS, from the coding sequence ATGTACACCATTGGACAGCAGCCTCTCGGCTCGCCCTTCTCCGCCGCCAGCACCGCCCAGGACGTCATCGCGGGCGCCGACCTCTCCGGCCGGAACGCCGTGGTGACCGGCGGCTACTCCGGGCTCGGGCTCGAAACCACCCGAGCGCTCGTCGCCGCCGGGGCGCGGGTGATCGTACCCGCGCGGCGGCCCGACGTCGCCCGTGCCGCGCTCGACGGGGTGGGCGGTGACGTCGAGGTCATGGCCATGGACCTGTCCGACCTCGGAACCGTACGGGCGGCTGCCGCGCACCTGCGCGAGACGCTGACCGGGCTCGACTTGCTCTTCGCCACGGCCGGGATCATGGCCACCCCGGAGCGACGTGTCGGGCCCGGGTGGGAGAGCCAGTTGGCGGTCAACCACTTCGGGCACTTCACCCTCGCCTGCGAGCTGTACCCGCTCCTGGCCGCCGGTGACGGGGCGCGGGTCGTCGCCTACAGCTCCGCTGCCCACGGCATCAGCGACATCCGCTGGCACGACCCCCATTTCCGTACCGGATACGACAAGTGGCAGACGTACGGCCAGTCCAAGACCGCCAACGTCCTCTTCGCCGTCCACCTCGACGCCCTCGGCCGCGAGGACGGAGTCCGGGCCTTTTCGCTCCACCCGGGCAAGATCATCACCGCGCTGCAGCGGGAGATGACGCTCCAGGAGCAGATGGACAACGGCTGGGTGGACGAGCACGGCAACGTGGTCGGCGAGGGCTTCAAAACCGCCTCGCAGGGCGCCGCCACCGGCCTCTGGGCAGCCACGTCACCGCTGTTGGCGGACCGGGGCGGCGTGTATCTGGAGGACTGCGAGATCGCCTCCGTCACCGGGCCCGAGGACGAGGCGGGCGTCCGCGCCTACGCGGTCGACCCCCACGCGGCGGTCCGCCTGTGGGAGCTGTCCGTCGCGGCTACGGGGGTGGGGCCGGTCGGGGGTGGTGCGGGGGCTTCCTAA
- a CDS encoding MerR family transcriptional regulator yields MAATTDTLGIGEVSARTGLGVHALRFYEREGLLVGPVHRTSGGRRRYSALDVEWLLICVKLRESGMPLADLKRFADLVRQGPGNEAERFHLLDTHRQRVDAQIAALEECRSVITWKVGIYADHLARGAADGLWDPTGRPQDASGNIER; encoded by the coding sequence ATGGCAGCAACCACCGACACCCTGGGCATCGGCGAGGTCTCCGCCCGCACCGGCCTCGGCGTCCACGCCCTCCGCTTCTACGAACGCGAGGGCCTGCTCGTGGGCCCGGTGCACCGCACCTCCGGTGGTCGGCGCCGCTACAGCGCGCTCGACGTCGAATGGCTCCTGATCTGCGTGAAGCTGCGCGAATCCGGAATGCCCCTGGCGGACCTGAAACGGTTCGCCGACCTCGTACGCCAGGGCCCGGGCAACGAGGCCGAGCGCTTCCACCTCCTGGACACCCACCGCCAACGCGTCGACGCCCAGATCGCGGCCCTGGAGGAGTGCCGCTCGGTCATCACCTGGAAGGTCGGTATCTACGCGGACCACCTGGCCCGAGGCGCGGCGGACGGCCTCTGGGACCCGACGGGCAGGCCCCAGGACGCCTCTGGAAATATTGAACGATGA
- a CDS encoding CGNR zinc finger domain-containing protein, producing the protein MERWPALELASTIRHDGDGGVADDLATVEGATRWIQERSAADLVADEPLRLDLIELRQAVRALFARAVSPAPASPADAHRLMPAEEATARLNATAAREPVTPQLDWPDEGVPAVRLLSDETAPSVRLLAALARDAIHFLSGPQRTQLRSCTAPRCVRYFIKSHGRQEWCKPSCGNRARAARHYRRQRGEGGAS; encoded by the coding sequence GTGGAGCGTTGGCCGGCACTGGAACTGGCGAGCACGATCCGCCACGACGGAGACGGCGGTGTCGCGGACGACCTGGCCACGGTCGAGGGCGCGACGCGCTGGATCCAGGAGCGGTCGGCCGCCGACCTCGTCGCGGACGAACCCCTCAGGCTCGACCTCATCGAGCTACGGCAGGCGGTCCGCGCCCTGTTCGCCCGAGCGGTCAGCCCCGCACCCGCCAGCCCGGCGGACGCCCACCGCCTGATGCCCGCCGAGGAAGCAACGGCCCGCCTCAACGCGACCGCCGCGCGGGAGCCGGTCACGCCCCAACTCGACTGGCCCGACGAGGGAGTTCCCGCCGTCCGGCTGCTCTCCGACGAGACCGCCCCGTCCGTCCGGCTGCTCGCCGCCCTCGCCCGCGACGCGATCCACTTCCTCAGCGGCCCGCAGCGTACGCAGCTCCGCTCCTGCACGGCCCCGCGCTGCGTGCGCTACTTCATCAAGAGCCACGGCCGCCAGGAGTGGTGCAAGCCGTCCTGCGGCAACCGGGCGCGGGCGGCTCGCCACTATCGGCGGCAGCGGGGGGAGGGCGGGGCCTCCTAA
- a CDS encoding LysE family translocator: MVHPVAVAGFLVAILPLIATPGASLALLVQYVTEGGRRRALPVVLGTVTGLYVHAALAVAGLSALVMRSSVAFTVVRLIGAVYLIGLGVWTWRTATAAPRRRPRRRTDSVYVQALLANVLNPKAASIYLTLTPQFIAPDHPLGGQILTLATAHALLITLWLTAWTFLLTRATRVLRTPRFKRTAIRATSAVLIALGVRSAVA, translated from the coding sequence GTGGTCCACCCCGTCGCCGTCGCCGGGTTCCTGGTGGCGATCCTCCCCCTGATCGCCACCCCCGGCGCCAGCCTGGCGCTGCTGGTCCAGTACGTCACCGAGGGCGGCCGCCGCCGGGCGCTTCCCGTCGTCCTCGGTACGGTCACCGGCCTGTACGTCCACGCCGCGCTCGCCGTGGCCGGCCTGTCGGCCCTGGTCATGCGCTCCAGCGTGGCCTTTACGGTCGTCAGGCTCATCGGCGCGGTCTATCTGATCGGCCTGGGCGTGTGGACCTGGCGCACCGCGACAGCAGCCCCCCGCCGCCGCCCGAGGCGTCGTACGGACTCCGTCTACGTCCAGGCGCTCCTGGCCAACGTCCTCAACCCCAAGGCGGCATCCATCTACCTGACGCTGACCCCCCAGTTCATCGCGCCCGACCACCCCCTCGGCGGCCAGATCCTCACCCTGGCCACCGCCCACGCCCTCCTGATCACCCTCTGGCTCACCGCCTGGACGTTCCTCCTCACACGCGCGACCCGCGTCCTCCGGACCCCCCGCTTCAAACGGACGGCCATCAGGGCCACTTCGGCGGTCCTGATCGCCCTGGGGGTCCGGAGCGCCGTGGCGTAG